A region from the Lolium perenne isolate Kyuss_39 chromosome 4, Kyuss_2.0, whole genome shotgun sequence genome encodes:
- the LOC127291732 gene encoding DNA repair RAD52-like protein 2, chloroplastic, whose translation MEATASTFISARPTPSSLPRPSLRRSRVRVLAAARRRPLSAVAASTSNYVVPLDAAPSGITRPLVEILRDLNKRVPDTIVLPASRRASASDPVVPWYHANRMLSFYAPGWCGEVRDVIYTDNGKVTVVYRVTIRGTDGEVHREAAGTASLSDARLDDPVAAAEEAAFCKACARFGFGLYLYHEEEVL comes from the exons ATGGAAGCCACCGCCTCCACCTTCAtctcggcgcggcccaccccctcgtCGCTCCCCCGGCCCTCCCTCCGCCGCAGCCGGGTGCGCGTGCTGGCCGCGGCGCGGAGGAGGCCGTTGTCGGCCGTGGCAGCGTCGACGAGCAACTACGTGGTGCCGCTGGACGCCGCGCCGTCGGGGATCACGCGCCCGCTCGTCGAGATCCTCCGCGACCTCAACAAGCGCGTCCCGGACACCATCGTGCTCCCGGCCTCCCGCCGCGCCTCCGCCTCCGACCCCGTCGTCCCCTG GTACCATGCCAACCGGATGCTCAGCTTCTACGCCCCAG GTTGGTGTGGAGAGGTGCGTGATGTTATCTACACTGACAACGGAAAGGTGACGGTGGTATACCGTGTCACAATACGGGGTACAGATGGAGAG GTTCACCGAGAGGCTGCTGGAACAGCATCGCTGAGCGACGCACGGCTCGACGACCCCGTGGCTGCCGCGGAGGAGGCGGCCTTCTGCAAGGCATGCGCGAGGTTCGGTTTCGGGCTGTACCTGTACCACGAAGAGGAGGTGCTGTAG
- the LOC127291731 gene encoding uncharacterized protein: MSTPPPPLPLVEDLIREVLLRLPPDDPACLPRASLACKAWHRILTDARFLRRYREHHRAPPMLGFLRNTDGRGDFSYTHVARFIPTSSFRPAVDTRRGLYAIAARHGRVLLHTDPYAGPPSLVVWDPVTDEQCDVPPLPEAAQSRVCFNAVVLCAAAGCDHLDCHGGPFAVAYVGLPDQDRSTFACLYSSEAGEWGEPAMLEEAAATSVKSPGVLVGNAVYFTCIHQVTPRIVEYDMGRGELSVIDLPSTHRCQPGAVLTVTEDGKLGFAGLLRLSLYLWSREAGPDGAVAWTQRRVIQLDKMLLHFHLGTVAVWHVPSLIGFADGTGVVFVKTETGRVFSVELESGRYQKTSFPRFHNGDPGQEPIIIPYMSFYTPDRAKGRSLHCPKEA, translated from the exons AtgtctacgccgccgccgccgctgccgctggtAGAGGATCTGATTCGCgaggtcctcctccgcctcccgccCGACGACCCGGCGTGCCTCCCGCGCGCCTCGCTCGCCTGCAAGGCCTGGCACCGCATCCTCACCGACGCCCGCTTCCTCCGCCGGTACCGTGAGCACCACCGAGCGCCTCCCATGCTGGgcttcctccgcaacaccgacggCCGCGGCGATTTCTCCTACACCCACGTCGCCCGGTTCATCCCCACCTCCTCCTTCCGTCCGGCCGTCGACACCCGCCGCGGCCTGTACGCCATCGCGgcccgccacggccgcgtcctcctccACACCGACCCGTACGCCGGCCCCCCGTCCCTCGTCGTCTGGGACCCCGTCACGGACGAGCAGTGCGACGTGCCGCCCTTGCCAGAGGCCGCGCAGTCCCGGGTCTGCTTCAACGCCGTGGTGCTCTGCGCCGCCGCCGGCTGCGACCACCTCGACTGCCACGGCGGGCCCTTCGCCGTGGCCTACGTGGGCCTGCCCGACCAGGACCGTTCCACCTTCGCCTGCCTCTACTCGTCGGAGGCTGGTGAGTGGGGCGAGCCAGCGATGTTGGAGGAAGCCGCCGCCACCAGCGTCAAAAGTCCCGGCGTTCTTGTGGGTAATGCAGTCTACTTCACCTGCATACATCAGGTCACGCCGCGGATCGTGGAGTACGACATGGGCAGGGGTGAACTGTCGGTGATCGACCTGCCGTCGACGCACCGGTGCCAGCCCGGTGCTGTGCTCACCGTGACGGAGGACGGCAAGCTGGGGTTTGCCGGCCTGCTCAGGTTGAGTCTCTACCTGTGGTCTCGAGAGGCCGGCCCTGACGGAGCAGTGGCATGGACACAACGCAGAGTCATCCAGCTTGACAAGATGCTCTTGCATTTTCATCTTGGCACAGTAGCTGTGTGGCATGTACCTTCTTTGATTGGCTTCGCTGATGGCACCGGCGTAGTATTTGTGAAGACAGAGACTGGAAGAGTGTTCTCCGTTGAGCTCGAGTCAGGCCGTTACCAGAAGACATCGTTTCCGAGGTTCCATAATGGCGACCCCGGTCAAGAACCAATAATCATACCTTACATGAGCTTTTACACTCCAG ATCGCGCTAAAGGAAGATCTCTCCATTGCCCTAAGGAGGCATGA
- the LOC127291730 gene encoding protein FRIGIDA → MAPPPPLPPAAGDAADESLPAVARSVEELASFSDRLTDFLGQWHDILVHANSIAAALPPLADPDQDRKPSPSTAGVAEPRGQSSSVLVEALAAVTDRAAESNPNPDPATQLKPDGVPVDAAAAAAASFPVPDPAPEPEPEPVLSAVVEPNPVPEPDPAPKPKAKPAAERERRAGEPSEAALGAICEQMGSRSLRRFATAHLRDRSWLRRVGPAALRRAPDPAALVLRAVSRYYICAESESAEAACVLLLELYVRAGCPSRRRRPEPEGEAELRAEARVAALSWRSRIVREKGRVADASARDGRGLILLMAAFGVPPEFPGQELYDLLLAGGCLACADVLKCSQLFVKKLRDVVVHMVNKGSYCEAIGVILSFELQDAFPLGDVLSYILDKVEDDRKFEGQSNLAGSKEYDEEELVLWRSISKCVEEHSPCSSEISCFGIAERIKVLEERVGKQSQPSV, encoded by the exons ATGGCCCCGCCGCCTCCGCTTCCTCCCGCCGCCGGTGATGCCGCCGACGAGTCTCTCCCGGCCGTCGCGCGCTCCGTGGAGGAGCTCGCCTCCTTCAGCGACAGGCTCACCGACTTCCTCGGCCAATGGCACGACATCCTCGTCCACGCCAACTCCATCGCCGCCGCCTTGCCCCCGCTCGCCGACCCCGACCAGGACCGGAAGCCCAGCCCCAGTACCGCTGGCGTGGCGGAGCCTCGGGGCCAGTCGAGCTCCGTCCTCGTCGAAGCCCTCGCCGCCGTCACCGACCGTGCAGCGGAATCCAACCCTAACCCCGATCCCGCTACCCAGCTCAAGCCCGATGGCGTCCCcgtcgacgccgccgccgccgccgccgccagcttcCCAGTCCCCGACCCTGCCCCGGAACCCGAGCCCGAACCGGTTCTCTCGGCCGTGGTCGAGCCGAACCCGGTGCCCGAACCCGACCCCGCGCCCAAGCCCAAGGCGAAGCCAGCCGCCGAGCGCGAGCGCAGGGCCGGCGAGCCGTCGGAGGCGGCGCTGGGGGCCATCTGCGAGCAGATGGGCTCGCGCTCGCTGCGCCGCTTCGCCACCGCGCACCTGCGGGACCGCTCCTGGCTGCGCCGCGTGGGGCCCGCCGCGCTGCGCCGCGCCCCGGACCCCGCCGCGCTCGTCCTCCGCGCCGTCAGCCGCTACTACATCTGCGCCGAGAGCGAGAGCGCCGAGGCCGCCTGCGTGCTCCTCCTCGAGCTCTACGTGCGCGCCGGGTGCCCCAGCCGCCGCCGCAGGCCTGAGCCCGAGGGGGAGGCCGAGCTGCGGGCGGAGGCGCGCGTGGCGGCGCTGTCGTGGCGCAGCCGGATTGTGCGGGAGAAGGGCCGGGTCGCCGATGCCAGCGCCAGGGACGGCCGCGGCCTCATCCTCCTCATGGCCGCATTCGGCGTGCCGCCCGAGTTCCCGGGGCAGGAGCTCTACGATCTGCTGCTTGCTGGCGGCTGCTTGGCCTGCGCCGACGTGCTGAAATGCTCCCAGCTCTTTGTGAAGAAGCTGCGTG ATGTTGTTGTTCATATGGTGAACAAGGGAAGCTATTGCGAAGCGATCGGCGTGATCCTTTCATTTGAGCTGCAGGATGCGTTCCCGCTCGGGGACGTACTGTCTTACATCCTTGACAAGGTTGAGGATGATAGGAAGTTTGAGGGGCAGTCTAATTTGGCGGGATCG aaagaatatgatgaagaggagTTGGTTCTTTGGAGATCAATATCAAAATGTGTGGAGGAGCACTCGCCATGTTCCTCGGAAATTTCTTGCTTCGGTATCGCTGAGAGGATTAAGGTGCTAGAAGAACGCGTCGGGAAGCAAAGCCAACCAAGCGTTTAA